One segment of Stenotrophomonas sp. SAU14A_NAIMI4_8 DNA contains the following:
- a CDS encoding carboxymuconolactone decarboxylase family protein, with the protein MSRIALVTPETATPAQQPLLEQTKAKFGKLPIIMTALANSPATMNSYLALFQNLTDGRFSKQLARKIGLAIGEENGCEYCISLLAAIAKLQKLTEEDIELARHGKSTDPKEQALLDFVLLLVRHKGDVTDEELQAVRAGGWGDEDIVEVFGHLALNFITNYLWKVGRNDVDFPILRLFDQGKISRGSSHAFQQFA; encoded by the coding sequence ATGTCCCGTATCGCCCTCGTCACCCCCGAAACCGCCACCCCGGCCCAGCAGCCGCTGCTGGAACAGACCAAGGCCAAATTCGGCAAGCTGCCCATCATCATGACGGCGCTGGCCAACTCGCCGGCCACCATGAACAGCTACCTGGCCCTGTTCCAGAACCTCACCGACGGCCGCTTCAGCAAGCAGCTGGCGCGCAAGATCGGCCTGGCCATCGGTGAAGAAAACGGCTGCGAATACTGCATCTCCCTGCTGGCCGCCATCGCCAAGCTGCAGAAGCTCACCGAGGAAGACATTGAACTGGCCCGCCACGGCAAGTCCACCGACCCGAAGGAACAGGCGCTGCTCGACTTCGTGCTGCTGCTGGTGCGCCACAAGGGCGACGTAACCGATGAAGAACTGCAGGCCGTGCGCGCCGGGGGCTGGGGCGATGAGGACATCGTGGAAGTGTTCGGCCACCTGGCGCTGAACTTCATCACCAACTACCTGTGGAAGGTCGGCCGCAACGACGTCGACTTCCCGATCCTGCGCCTGTTCGACCAGGGCAAGATCTCGCGCGGCAGCAGCCACGCGTTCCAGCAGTTCGCCTGA